AGCGATCTGCCGGGCCAGGGCATTGGCACCGGCGCGATGACCACCGATCAACGGCACGACTACATGTCCCTGTTCATCAAGGCAGATCACAGCCGGATCGCTGGTCTTCGCCTGGAGGAGCGGGGCAATCAGGCGTACAGCAATGCCGGTAGCCGCGATCAGAATGATTGCTTTGCTCTGTTGCCAGGCTGTTTGCACGGCTGCGCTGAGGTTGGTGTAGCAGCGTCCACCAGGCGCAAACGCAGCAAACCGCTCTGGGAGCCAGATAGTTGCCGGTAACGTTGCGGCCAGGCGAGTGGCCAGTTCAACGCCGTTACGGGTGAGGGCAAAGATGGCTGTTGTTGTCATACGAACCTCTTCCCGGCTGTTATGCCTCTGCCGTCTCATCAGCCGGTTCACGGCGACGGCGCAACCGATGACTGTAGGTTGGATCGTAGAGCCGGCTGGTTGGCCGGTCGGTACGCTTGTTGGCCGGATCAAGCGCAGGGCTAACCAGGATCAATGCCTGCCGGGTAAAGCCGGCAGCTTTCACCTTTTCGGCGATGTCGCCCAATGTGCCGTGAATGATCACCTCGTCGGGCCAGGTAATGCGGTAGGCAACAACGACCGGTGTGTCCGGCGTGTAGACGCCACCGGTCAGCAGATCACGCACGACCTGTTGCATCCGGGTAATGCCGAGATAGATCGCCAGTGATGCGCCATGGGCCGCCATTCGGCTCAGTTGTTCGTGTTCGGGGAGCGGTGTGCGTCCGGCGGGCCGGGTCAGGATGATTGTCTGCACCAGTTCAGGAACCGTCAGCTCAACCCCCAGGCGGGCGGCGAGCGCAAATGCAGCAGTCACACCCGGTACAATCTCGTAAGGCACACCGGCTTCGTCGAGAGCAGCCATCTGCTCGTGGATGGCGCCGTAGAGTGCCGGATCGCCACTATGCAGCCGCACAACGACCTGGCCGGCTCGCGCTGCCTCGCACATCAGCCGCACAATTTGTTCGAGGTGCATCTCAACCGAACCGAGGATGCGGGCATCGGCGCGAGCGTAGGCTGCCGGCAAGGCCGCGTCAACCAGACTATCGGCGTAGAGAATGAGATCGGCCTGGGCCAGCAGATCACGGCCACGCACTGTTATCAAATCGGGTGCACCGGGGCCGGCACCCACGAAGTAGACAGTTCCTGGAATAGCAGGGTAGGTCATAGTAGCTCTCCGCGACGAACAATTACGAGTGACAGATACGGACGATGGTTCAGGTCGAGTGTGCGCAGATCACGAGTGATAAACTCACCGGCTAAGCCAACCCGTTCGGCGTAGAGGGCGTGATCGATCAGGTTGAGCTGGTGTAGTGCCGCGACGATAGCCGGCAATGCTGTGCCTGCTTTCATCAACACGACGGTGGTAAAATCGCTGAGCAGTCGTTGCAGAGCACCGGCATCGGTTTCGTAACTGGCCGGCACCACGATCAGGCGCTCATCGGCCATGGTGAGTGGGATGCCACCGGCGGCAGCGGCAGCGGCAAATGAGGTGATGCCAGGGATAATGCTGACCGTGATGTCTGGCGCCGCAGCACGCAGCTCGCGCCAGAGGTAGACGAATGTGCCGTAGAGCAGGGGATCGCCGAGCAACAGGTAGACACCGCGGCGGTGTTGGCCGAATTCCTGCTGCATCACGGTCGCAGCGGCCTGCCACGCCGGGCGTAACTGTCCGGAGTCGCGGGTCATGGGCAGGGGGAGCGTGATAATGCGCTGTCGCGATTGATCGATCCACGGGGTGGCAATCTGGAGCGCAATACTGGCATCGCCATCGCGACTCTGCGGCGCAAAGATCACATCAGCCGCCTGAATAGCACGTAGCCCCTTAACCGTAATCAGTTCGGGATCGCCGGGGCCAAGCCCGACCGCGATCAGTTCTGGTGTGTCAGTCATGGTGTTCCTCATTCCGCCAGACAACGATGTACACCGGGTTGAGTGCGGCAAAGCGTAGATCGGATTGGATGGGCGTGCCGCGATTGACTTGAATCTGGGTAACCCGTGCGGTGGGCAAAAGCTGCACCGCCTCGGCGAGATGGCCGGTCATTATCAGGTTGAGCACCAGTCTGCCACCGGGTCGTAGTCGGTGGCGGGCCAGAGCCACGATTTCGGCAAGGCGCCCGCCACTACCACCGACAAAGATGGCGTGCGGATCGGGCAAGTCATGGCAGGCTGCCGGAGCTTCGCCGTGCGTGATGTGCAGATTGGGCGCCGGAAAGCGCACCAGGTTGGTCTGGATATGACCGATAAAGGTGGCACGCCGCTCGACCGCGTAGACTTGCGCGGTTGGGCAGGCGCGCGCAGCTTCGATAGCGACCGCGCCGCTGCCGGCACCGATGTCCCACATCACCTCACCCGGTTGCAAAGCCAGTTCGGCCAGGCTCAGCAGACGTACTTCGCGCTTGGTCAGTTGGCCGGCTTCAGTGCTGAAGGCTTCATCGGTAAGGCCGGGTGGAAATGGTCGGCGGGGATGGTCGTTCCAGACGATCAAGACATTCAGGGGGTCAAAGGTCGCCTCTGCAATGTCGGTGAGAGTGGCCTGGACGATTCGCTGTTTCGTACCGCCAAGCTGTTCACAGACGGCGCAGCGGCTTTCTGGCGCCAGACCGGCGGCGATGAGTGCCTGCGCAACGACAGCCGGTGTCTGATGGTGATCGGTGAGAATTGCCGCTTTGGACGCGGTGAGCACAGCAGGAATGATGGCTGCTAACGGGCGTCCGTGCGCGCTGAGCAAGACCGCATCGTGCCAGGGTTCGGCCAGCGCCGCAAATGCGAGTTGCGCCGAGGTTGGTGCCGGCACGATTTCCAGTGCGTCTGGCGGAAACACACGGCGCAGACTGCTGCCGATGCCGTACCAGAGTGGATCACCCGACGCCAGCACCACTGCCACCTCGCCGTTTTGCCACGCTGCGTGCAGACGGGTCAGCGCCGGTTCCACACTCGCCTCTATCGTTAACCGTTCGCCGGCAAAATCAGGAAACGCCGCCAGGTGCCGTCGCCCGCCTACCAGCAGATCGGCGCGGAGCACGCGCTCGATCAGCGCGGATGACAGACCGTCGCTGCCGGCAGCCGTCAATCCAACCACAAGAATGGGCGTGCGTCGACTCATGCATCCTCCACCGGCTCATCAGTTTCAGGCAACGGATCGTTGGGTAGACGCTCGATCAGCGGTGCCGGCAGCGACGCCGGTCTGGTATGCGCCGGTGCTGTAGCTGCTGCCCGTGCCAATACCCGACCATCGAAATCGACCAGAATGGCCTCGAAGTCCATCGCACCGCCGTGATCGGCGATGAAGCGCAGGCACTGATCGCGGGCCAGTTCGACGATCCGTTGCAGCGGTGCCAGTTGGCCATGCTCCTGGCAGAGTTCGAGGAAATGGCGACCGGTATTGGCCTGTGCGACCGCCTGCACAAATGACTCTGGTGCGCCGACATCACGGCATACCTGGGCCAGGAAGGCAAAATCAACCTGATTGCCCGCCACGTGGGTCTGCATATGCCCCTGCGCTGTTTTGATCATCTTGCCGATCATGCCGACGAAGACTGCCGCCGGTACGCCGTGCGTGACACAGGTCTTGAGAGCATCACCGGTAAAGACACTCAATTCGACAAACGCAAGCTCTGGCAATTCAGGGAAGAGTTGCATGGCAAACTTTTCTGATCGACCGCCGGTGCATAAAACAATTTTGGGAACGGCGTTGCGGGCAGCCATCTCAACCGCCTGAATGACACTCGCGCGCCAGGCGGCAGTGCTGTACGGAAAGACTTTACCGGTCGTGCCGAGAATACTGATCCCGCCGATGATGCCGAGACGCGGATTGAGGGTCTTTTGCGCAATCCGTTCACCATCAGGCACGCTGATGATGACCTCAAGCCCCAGGCGTTCCAGAAAGGCTTCGCCGCCGGGAGCATATTCGCGCACGGCGTCGAGCACATTCGCCGTGATCTGCTGACGCGGTACCGGATTGATGGCCGGCCCACCGACCGGTAAGCCGAGGCCGGGCAAGGTGACTCGCCCAACGCCTTCGCCACCATCCAGGTGGATTCCCGGCGTTTCCACAATGCGCACCAACGCACAGATCAGGGCACCGTGGGTCACATCAGGATCGTCGCCGGCATCTTTCACCATGCAGCAGTACGCCTGTTCGGCATCGAGGCGGGTGACCGCCGGTGTCATGGTGGCCGTCTCGCCAATCGGCAAGGTGATCGTGACCTGATCCGGCCAGTGCCCGCTTAGCAGCGCAATGGTGGCTGCTTTGGCTGCTGCTGCCGCATTGC
This genomic window from Chloroflexus aurantiacus J-10-fl contains:
- a CDS encoding cobalt-precorrin-5B (C(1))-methyltransferase gives rise to the protein MADMVPPRNKRGSRTGYTTGSNAAAAAKAATIALLSGHWPDQVTITLPIGETATMTPAVTRLDAEQAYCCMVKDAGDDPDVTHGALICALVRIVETPGIHLDGGEGVGRVTLPGLGLPVGGPAINPVPRQQITANVLDAVREYAPGGEAFLERLGLEVIISVPDGERIAQKTLNPRLGIIGGISILGTTGKVFPYSTAAWRASVIQAVEMAARNAVPKIVLCTGGRSEKFAMQLFPELPELAFVELSVFTGDALKTCVTHGVPAAVFVGMIGKMIKTAQGHMQTHVAGNQVDFAFLAQVCRDVGAPESFVQAVAQANTGRHFLELCQEHGQLAPLQRIVELARDQCLRFIADHGGAMDFEAILVDFDGRVLARAAATAPAHTRPASLPAPLIERLPNDPLPETDEPVEDA
- the cobI gene encoding precorrin-2 C(20)-methyltransferase, yielding MTDTPELIAVGLGPGDPELITVKGLRAIQAADVIFAPQSRDGDASIALQIATPWIDQSRQRIITLPLPMTRDSGQLRPAWQAAATVMQQEFGQHRRGVYLLLGDPLLYGTFVYLWRELRAAAPDITVSIIPGITSFAAAAAAGGIPLTMADERLIVVPASYETDAGALQRLLSDFTTVVLMKAGTALPAIVAALHQLNLIDHALYAERVGLAGEFITRDLRTLDLNHRPYLSLVIVRRGELL
- a CDS encoding bifunctional cobalt-precorrin-7 (C(5))-methyltransferase/cobalt-precorrin-6B (C(15))-methyltransferase, with the translated sequence MSRRTPILVVGLTAAGSDGLSSALIERVLRADLLVGGRRHLAAFPDFAGERLTIEASVEPALTRLHAAWQNGEVAVVLASGDPLWYGIGSSLRRVFPPDALEIVPAPTSAQLAFAALAEPWHDAVLLSAHGRPLAAIIPAVLTASKAAILTDHHQTPAVVAQALIAAGLAPESRCAVCEQLGGTKQRIVQATLTDIAEATFDPLNVLIVWNDHPRRPFPPGLTDEAFSTEAGQLTKREVRLLSLAELALQPGEVMWDIGAGSGAVAIEAARACPTAQVYAVERRATFIGHIQTNLVRFPAPNLHITHGEAPAACHDLPDPHAIFVGGSGGRLAEIVALARHRLRPGGRLVLNLIMTGHLAEAVQLLPTARVTQIQVNRGTPIQSDLRFAALNPVYIVVWRNEEHHD
- the cobM gene encoding precorrin-4 C(11)-methyltransferase, translated to MTYPAIPGTVYFVGAGPGAPDLITVRGRDLLAQADLILYADSLVDAALPAAYARADARILGSVEMHLEQIVRLMCEAARAGQVVVRLHSGDPALYGAIHEQMAALDEAGVPYEIVPGVTAAFALAARLGVELTVPELVQTIILTRPAGRTPLPEHEQLSRMAAHGASLAIYLGITRMQQVVRDLLTGGVYTPDTPVVVAYRITWPDEVIIHGTLGDIAEKVKAAGFTRQALILVSPALDPANKRTDRPTSRLYDPTYSHRLRRRREPADETAEA